In Candidatus Bathyarchaeia archaeon, one DNA window encodes the following:
- a CDS encoding bifunctional 5,6,7,8-tetrahydromethanopterin hydro-lyase/3-hexulose-6-phosphate synthase: MSKMDVKKPESRDDFLRILTEAARKEVEARSLLSGKPSKPTVSGTAKILGIHRDTLYSWLREFNVDFEKATEGISATVVSEERQPTKQPVYLIGEALVGEGNEVAHIDLLIGDKDGPVGEAFANGLANLSMGHTPLLAVIRPNLPPKPHTLLVPKVTVRSMEDANKVFGPAQAAVAKAVADAVEEGIIPKDKVDDWVIVCSVFVHPKASDYRKIYHYNYSATKLALKRAMAKYPPLEKVFYDKDRAKHPLLGYRVPRLWRPPYLQISLDIPDLERTKKIITQIPRSDRIILEAGTPLIKRYGTRVISELREVAKDIFIIADLKTLDVGKVEVDIAYEETADGVIASGLAPIETLEAFIYEAKRLGIYAAIDMLNVEDPVKKLKALKDFPDIVIIHRGIDEETGRTVGLELIQELRQTFKDKKFLIAVAGGIIPETAKEALEKGADIIIVGRYITQSKDIERSVREFLELTPEMREDIDVYRVHVE; the protein is encoded by the coding sequence ATGTCGAAAATGGATGTGAAAAAGCCTGAATCAAGAGATGACTTTCTCAGGATTTTGACTGAAGCCGCGAGAAAAGAGGTTGAAGCTCGCAGCCTATTGTCGGGGAAGCCCTCTAAGCCGACAGTGTCTGGCACAGCCAAAATACTGGGGATTCATAGGGATACGCTTTATTCTTGGCTTAGGGAGTTTAATGTCGACTTTGAAAAGGCTACGGAAGGCATTTCTGCGACGGTGGTGTCGGAAGAGAGGCAGCCGACAAAGCAACCAGTGTACCTTATAGGCGAAGCTCTTGTCGGAGAAGGAAACGAGGTTGCCCACATAGACCTGCTGATAGGCGACAAGGATGGCCCAGTTGGGGAGGCTTTCGCAAACGGTTTAGCCAACCTTTCAATGGGCCATACACCCCTCTTAGCGGTGATAAGGCCGAATCTCCCACCGAAACCTCACACATTGCTTGTGCCGAAAGTTACGGTTCGGAGTATGGAGGATGCAAACAAGGTTTTTGGTCCAGCGCAGGCTGCTGTTGCTAAGGCTGTTGCAGACGCTGTGGAAGAGGGGATAATTCCAAAAGATAAAGTGGATGACTGGGTTATAGTATGCAGCGTTTTTGTTCATCCGAAGGCAAGCGACTACAGAAAGATATACCACTACAATTATAGTGCAACAAAGTTAGCGTTGAAAAGAGCTATGGCAAAGTATCCGCCCCTTGAGAAAGTGTTCTATGACAAGGATAGGGCAAAACATCCACTATTGGGTTATAGGGTGCCCCGTCTATGGAGACCGCCATACCTGCAAATCTCCCTTGACATACCCGACTTGGAACGCACAAAGAAGATAATCACACAGATTCCGAGGAGCGACAGAATTATACTGGAGGCGGGTACACCGCTAATAAAGCGTTATGGAACAAGAGTCATAAGCGAACTCCGCGAGGTAGCCAAGGACATCTTCATAATTGCAGACTTGAAAACCCTTGACGTTGGAAAAGTTGAGGTGGATATAGCATACGAAGAAACAGCGGACGGCGTTATAGCCTCTGGCTTAGCGCCAATAGAAACCCTAGAAGCGTTTATCTATGAGGCAAAGAGGCTTGGGATATACGCAGCGATAGACATGCTCAACGTTGAAGACCCCGTCAAGAAACTTAAGGCGCTCAAAGATTTTCCAGACATAGTCATAATTCACCGTGGAATAGACGAGGAAACAGGCAGAACTGTGGGTTTAGAGCTGATTCAAGAATTGAGGCAGACATTCAAAGATAAGAAGTTCTTGATAGCCGTGGCTGGAGGCATAATTCCAGAAACAGCAAAAGAAGCCCTGGAAAAAGGCGCAGACATTATAATAGTTGGACGTTACATAACTCAATCCAAGGACATTGAACGCTCGGTCAGAGAGTTCCTCGAGCTAACGCCAGAAATGCGAGAGGACATAGACGTCTACAGAGTCCACGTGGAATAG
- a CDS encoding 2-oxoacid:acceptor oxidoreductase subunit alpha produces the protein MKLIKPGVYFWQGSEACAEAALLAGCRFFAGYPITPATEIAEHLAKRLPQVGGIAIQMEDEIASIGAVIGASWTGAKAMTATSGPGFSLMQESIGYAFMTETPCVIVDVQRVGPSTGQATKCAQGDVMQSRWGTHGDYSAIVLSPNSVQEMFNLTIRAFNLAEKYRTPVILLSDEVVAHMREKVVVPPVEKLEILNRRKPKPGERAFFGREEVPPMPSVGEGFNVAVTGSTHDEFGIRYTADPGVHRRLVERLNGKVQNHVDEIAEVEAYNIENCKIGIVAYGCTSRAVYDAVEEAEVRGISVGYVRLKTLWPFPEKVVRRLAETVGKIIVPEMNLRQIFYEVARTAEGRAEVIPLNKVGGGELITPEELLDKILEEVGRNV, from the coding sequence ATGAAGCTTATAAAACCTGGCGTTTATTTTTGGCAGGGAAGCGAGGCGTGTGCCGAGGCCGCGTTATTGGCCGGATGCCGGTTTTTCGCTGGCTACCCCATAACACCAGCAACCGAGATTGCCGAGCATCTAGCGAAGCGTCTCCCGCAAGTGGGCGGCATAGCAATTCAAATGGAAGATGAAATAGCCTCCATCGGAGCTGTTATAGGCGCTAGTTGGACTGGAGCAAAGGCGATGACTGCAACCTCCGGTCCGGGATTTAGTTTGATGCAAGAAAGCATAGGATACGCGTTCATGACAGAAACACCATGCGTTATAGTTGACGTGCAAAGGGTTGGACCAAGCACTGGGCAAGCCACAAAATGCGCTCAAGGCGATGTTATGCAATCTCGCTGGGGCACCCATGGCGACTATTCAGCTATTGTGCTTTCGCCAAACTCCGTTCAGGAAATGTTCAACCTAACCATAAGAGCCTTTAACCTAGCCGAAAAATACCGCACACCAGTGATTCTCCTTTCAGACGAAGTGGTTGCCCATATGCGTGAAAAAGTTGTGGTTCCACCGGTGGAAAAACTTGAGATATTGAATAGGCGTAAACCTAAGCCTGGTGAAAGAGCCTTTTTTGGTCGTGAAGAGGTTCCACCGATGCCAAGTGTTGGCGAAGGGTTCAACGTAGCCGTTACGGGCTCAACTCACGATGAGTTTGGCATAAGATACACGGCTGATCCGGGTGTGCATCGACGGCTAGTGGAAAGACTTAATGGAAAAGTCCAAAATCATGTCGACGAAATAGCGGAAGTGGAAGCTTACAACATCGAAAACTGCAAAATTGGAATAGTGGCGTACGGCTGTACTTCACGGGCAGTATATGATGCCGTTGAGGAGGCTGAAGTCAGAGGCATAAGCGTGGGTTATGTGAGACTCAAAACCCTCTGGCCGTTTCCAGAGAAGGTTGTCAGAAGACTTGCTGAAACAGTTGGGAAAATAATTGTTCCAGAAATGAATCTACGCCAAATTTTCTATGAAGTGGCAAGGACTGCGGAGGGCAGAGCAGAAGTTATCCCCCTTAACAAAGTTGGCGGAGGTGAACTCATAACTCCCGAAGAACTGCTTGACAAGATTTTGGAGGAAGTTGGGAGAAATGTCTGA
- a CDS encoding thiamine pyrophosphate-dependent enzyme — translation MSESFSVKKYLRDLKLPFCPGCGAFTVMNAFLRAVHELGYENLEKFVFCSGIGCSSWIPSPYFLADSIHTLHGRSIPVATGVKLMRPDLNVVVFGGDGDIVGIGLSHFIHAARRNLDVLVIMINNMVYGMTGGQVAPTTPFKVKTTTTPYGSFEYPLDAVKLAVVAGANYAARWTTAHPTELKEAIKKALKLKGFRFIEAVSQCPTAFGRRVGFKTAAEMIKWFKENSITLEESGGLSEEDLTTKIVVGDFVHRDRPTLIETIYAVIKEAQESE, via the coding sequence ATGTCTGAAAGTTTTTCTGTTAAGAAGTACCTCAGAGACTTGAAACTGCCCTTCTGCCCGGGATGCGGAGCATTTACAGTGATGAACGCCTTTTTAAGGGCTGTTCACGAATTGGGCTATGAAAATCTAGAGAAGTTCGTTTTCTGCAGTGGAATAGGCTGTTCCTCTTGGATTCCATCACCATATTTTCTGGCAGATTCCATCCACACTCTTCATGGAAGAAGTATACCAGTGGCAACAGGTGTGAAGCTCATGCGTCCGGACCTCAATGTGGTTGTTTTTGGTGGAGACGGCGACATAGTTGGCATAGGCCTAAGCCACTTCATTCACGCGGCAAGGCGGAACCTTGACGTTCTCGTGATAATGATTAACAACATGGTTTATGGGATGACTGGTGGGCAAGTGGCGCCCACAACGCCTTTCAAGGTGAAGACAACTACAACACCCTATGGCAGTTTTGAGTATCCTCTCGACGCTGTTAAGTTGGCAGTTGTTGCCGGAGCAAACTATGCAGCCCGCTGGACAACCGCCCACCCCACTGAACTTAAAGAAGCCATTAAAAAGGCATTGAAGCTTAAAGGTTTCCGTTTCATTGAGGCCGTAAGCCAGTGTCCAACGGCTTTTGGAAGACGGGTTGGCTTTAAAACTGCCGCGGAAATGATTAAGTGGTTTAAGGAAAATTCCATAACATTAGAGGAATCCGGAGGGTTGAGCGAGGAGGATTTAACAACAAAAATCGTTGTGGGCGATTTTGTTCATAGGGATAGGCCAACGTTGATTGAAACAATATACGCCGTTATAAAGGAGGCGCAGGAAAGTGAATAG
- a CDS encoding 2-oxoacid:acceptor oxidoreductase family protein has translation MNRTRIEIRICGLGGQGVVLAGQILGRAAVYDGWNAVQTQSYGAEARGTTAKSEIIISDGRIGFPAVRKCDILVAMSQEALVKNIKDLKDGGLLLIDGDLVKNIPSVNARIYAVPATKIAEENFGEHLYANMVILGALNALTKLVSEESMEKAIIDTMPKNVAAINLQAYRRGRMFENFHLIV, from the coding sequence GTGAATAGGACTAGGATTGAAATAAGGATATGCGGCCTTGGTGGGCAAGGCGTGGTTTTGGCTGGGCAGATTCTCGGCAGAGCAGCGGTTTATGATGGCTGGAACGCCGTGCAAACCCAAAGCTATGGGGCGGAGGCTAGAGGCACAACTGCCAAAAGTGAGATCATAATATCCGACGGTCGAATAGGTTTTCCAGCGGTAAGAAAGTGCGACATACTGGTAGCTATGAGCCAGGAAGCCTTGGTCAAGAACATTAAGGACCTAAAGGATGGCGGTCTTCTCTTAATCGACGGAGACTTGGTTAAAAACATACCGAGTGTTAACGCGAGAATTTACGCTGTTCCAGCAACAAAAATCGCTGAGGAAAACTTTGGGGAACACCTGTACGCCAACATGGTGATTTTAGGCGCTTTGAACGCATTAACGAAACTTGTTAGCGAGGAATCCATGGAGAAGGCGATAATTGATACCATGCCAAAAAATGTTGCCGCCATAAACCTGCAAGCATATAGAAGGGGAAGGATGTTTGAAAACTTTCATCTTATTGTTTGA
- a CDS encoding winged helix-turn-helix domain-containing protein, whose protein sequence is MFRYRDRIAIMSDILREAKKTQIMELARLNYVQTKKYLSYLVSYGYLAITERETYIITEKGARFLQMIEIQKIQTIR, encoded by the coding sequence ATGTTTAGATACAGAGACCGCATAGCAATAATGAGCGACATTTTGAGGGAGGCGAAAAAGACTCAGATAATGGAACTTGCTAGACTAAACTATGTTCAGACAAAGAAGTACCTAAGCTATCTGGTTAGCTATGGCTATTTAGCCATCACTGAGAGAGAAACCTACATAATAACGGAGAAAGGTGCTCGCTTCTTGCAGATGATTGAGATACAGAAGATTCAAACAATAAGATGA
- the purM gene encoding phosphoribosylformylglycinamidine cyclo-ligase, with the protein MKRKITYAAAGVNRELRAEAKKALRFLEGTHRFSRYGAIVQLPFGNIFPFRGDCYLDLVIEGVGTKVLVAQLAEKYDTIGIDGVAMAVNDVIRSGARPLAVADNIHAQVSDPILVEEWMKGIAKGASEAGCVVPSGEIGDVAEIIRGLVEGKGFDMVFAAIGEVPKDKVITGRELKPGDAIVGLRSSGLHSNGITLARKILFKQWGGKYEPFDVPESLDRELVYEVLEPTRIYVKPVLSVAEHVKVKAAVHITGDAYLKFNRLTLFSKGIGFEFNNFKPQPIFDLIQETAEELGGEIPDDEMFKTFNMGWGFAIIIDKEEKDEALDILEKANVHAEEIGHVTGTRGIRILYKGKQIILK; encoded by the coding sequence TTGAAGCGGAAAATAACTTACGCGGCTGCAGGTGTTAATAGGGAACTGAGGGCTGAAGCGAAAAAGGCTTTGCGTTTTCTAGAAGGCACTCACCGTTTTAGCCGTTATGGCGCGATTGTCCAACTTCCGTTTGGAAACATCTTCCCGTTTCGCGGCGACTGCTATTTAGACCTTGTTATTGAGGGTGTCGGCACGAAGGTTCTTGTTGCCCAGCTGGCTGAAAAGTACGACACTATAGGCATTGATGGGGTGGCGATGGCTGTAAATGACGTTATTCGTTCTGGCGCTCGGCCTCTGGCGGTTGCGGATAACATTCACGCTCAAGTCTCGGATCCTATTCTTGTCGAGGAGTGGATGAAGGGTATAGCTAAAGGCGCTTCCGAGGCTGGATGTGTAGTGCCAAGCGGGGAAATAGGCGACGTAGCAGAAATCATTAGAGGCTTGGTTGAGGGAAAGGGCTTCGACATGGTTTTCGCGGCAATAGGCGAAGTTCCAAAGGACAAGGTGATTACTGGCAGAGAACTGAAACCCGGCGATGCTATTGTAGGTTTGCGGAGCTCTGGCTTGCACAGCAATGGCATAACTTTAGCGAGGAAAATCCTGTTTAAGCAATGGGGCGGCAAGTATGAACCTTTTGATGTTCCGGAGTCCTTGGATAGAGAGCTTGTATACGAGGTTCTGGAGCCAACTAGAATTTATGTTAAGCCTGTTCTGAGTGTTGCTGAGCATGTGAAGGTTAAGGCAGCGGTTCACATAACTGGCGATGCGTACTTGAAGTTTAATCGTTTAACCCTTTTTTCAAAAGGCATAGGCTTCGAGTTCAATAATTTTAAGCCCCAGCCAATCTTTGATTTAATCCAGGAGACTGCTGAAGAGCTCGGAGGCGAAATTCCAGACGATGAAATGTTCAAAACCTTTAATATGGGATGGGGCTTCGCGATAATAATTGACAAAGAGGAAAAAGATGAGGCTCTCGATATTTTGGAAAAGGCAAATGTGCACGCGGAAGAAATAGGCCACGTGACAGGAACTAGGGGGATCCGAATACTATATAAGGGTAAGCAGATCATCTTGAAATGA
- the purS gene encoding phosphoribosylformylglycinamidine synthase subunit PurS: MKFRLRVEVSLKPGHSDPEGETTARLLRELGYRVEWVNVSKVYTILLEANSREEATARADEMCRRLLANPTKDNYTITVEEER, encoded by the coding sequence ATGAAGTTTCGGTTAAGGGTTGAAGTTAGCTTAAAACCCGGGCACAGCGACCCGGAGGGCGAAACCACAGCCCGCTTATTAAGGGAGCTTGGGTATAGGGTTGAATGGGTAAACGTCAGCAAAGTTTACACGATTTTGCTTGAGGCAAATTCGAGAGAGGAAGCCACGGCAAGGGCTGATGAAATGTGTAGGCGGCTTCTGGCTAACCCTACAAAGGATAATTACACAATAACTGTTGAGGAGGAAAGATGA
- the purL gene encoding phosphoribosylformylglycinamidine synthase subunit PurL, producing MTATLYIRKNTPFPLYEINLLDASDEQLLDVSRELGLGLNLQEMKALQEYFRRKGRNPTDVELQTFGQTWSEHCFHKTFKGLVKFNGKEINSLFKTYIMKATSEISAKWCFSVFEDNAGIIRFDKDYGVAVKVETHNHPSAIEPFGGAATGVGGVIRDILGVWADPIACTDVLGFGPLGYPYEKLPPGVKHPKYIFMGVVAGIGHYGNNMGIPTVNGAIYFDESYVGNVVVYCGCIGILPLKKFRRNAKPGDIIVLAGGKTGRDGIHGVTFASAELTEKSEEVSRPAVQIANPIEEEKLKRAIIAIRDLELASAITDLGGGGLSSAVGETAKRFNCGAVVHLEKVPLKYPGLTPWEIYISESQERMLLAVPPENLSRVLEIFQNEDVEATAIGKYTDDRVLRIFYMGEKVAEIDIPYLFEPPETVRIAEYTPPRLEEPNFPEPENLASVLMRLLASPNIASRESVVRTYDHEVKGNTVLKPLHGEVGGPSDAAVLKPLRDSWRGLTISCGMNPRYGKIDPYWMAASAIDEAIRNNVAVGGRRIALLDNFTWGNPEKPDRLGSLVRACEACYRFAKAFKTPFISGKDSLYNESPAGPVTPTLLITAVGIIPDIRITVSLDVKAPGDSIYLVGKTYHELGGSEYYRLMGFLGKTVPKVRSTQARQAFHAITKAIDLGLVSACHDLSEGGLAVAAAEMAFSGGYGLEIDLRLVPADGIQRNDFLLFSESNSRFLVEVPSSCEQDFELVMGHVAHARIGKVTKDARLCVYGLSGDVVVDVAVDELLRAWKSFLGGG from the coding sequence ATGACCGCGACCCTCTACATTCGGAAGAATACACCTTTCCCGCTTTACGAGATAAACCTCTTAGACGCTTCGGATGAGCAGCTTCTCGATGTTAGCCGAGAGCTTGGGTTAGGCTTAAATCTTCAAGAGATGAAAGCCCTACAGGAATATTTTAGGCGAAAGGGAAGAAACCCCACAGATGTAGAGCTTCAAACTTTCGGGCAGACATGGTCTGAGCACTGTTTTCACAAAACCTTCAAAGGCTTAGTGAAATTCAACGGGAAGGAAATCAACAGCCTTTTCAAAACTTACATCATGAAGGCGACGTCTGAGATAAGTGCCAAATGGTGTTTCTCTGTTTTTGAGGATAATGCCGGCATAATACGCTTCGACAAAGACTATGGAGTTGCCGTTAAAGTTGAAACCCATAATCACCCATCTGCTATAGAACCCTTTGGAGGAGCTGCCACCGGAGTTGGCGGAGTCATCCGTGACATTCTAGGCGTTTGGGCGGATCCCATTGCATGCACAGATGTTTTAGGCTTCGGTCCACTGGGCTATCCTTACGAGAAGCTTCCGCCGGGCGTAAAGCATCCCAAATATATTTTCATGGGTGTTGTGGCTGGTATTGGACATTACGGCAACAACATGGGCATTCCAACGGTGAACGGCGCCATATACTTCGACGAAAGCTATGTAGGAAATGTTGTTGTATACTGCGGGTGCATTGGAATTTTGCCGCTGAAAAAGTTTAGGCGCAATGCTAAGCCCGGCGACATAATAGTTTTGGCCGGCGGAAAAACTGGACGGGATGGAATTCATGGCGTCACCTTTGCCTCAGCCGAGCTTACGGAAAAATCTGAAGAAGTTTCAAGACCCGCAGTGCAGATTGCAAATCCCATCGAGGAGGAGAAGCTTAAGAGGGCTATAATTGCCATCCGAGACTTGGAGCTTGCTTCGGCTATAACTGATTTAGGCGGAGGTGGCCTTTCCTCAGCGGTGGGGGAAACCGCCAAGAGGTTTAACTGTGGCGCGGTGGTTCACCTCGAAAAGGTTCCACTAAAGTATCCCGGGCTGACCCCGTGGGAAATCTACATCTCCGAATCCCAAGAGCGAATGCTTCTAGCGGTTCCGCCTGAAAACCTGAGCAGAGTGCTGGAGATTTTCCAGAACGAGGATGTTGAAGCCACAGCTATAGGCAAATATACAGACGATAGGGTTCTGCGGATCTTCTACATGGGCGAAAAAGTTGCAGAAATAGATATCCCATACCTTTTTGAGCCTCCCGAGACTGTGCGCATCGCCGAATACACTCCACCAAGGCTGGAAGAGCCTAATTTTCCGGAACCAGAAAACTTGGCAAGTGTGTTAATGCGGCTACTTGCTTCGCCGAACATTGCCAGCCGAGAAAGCGTGGTTAGAACATACGACCATGAGGTTAAGGGGAACACTGTTCTTAAGCCGTTGCATGGTGAAGTTGGTGGGCCGAGCGATGCCGCTGTCCTCAAGCCGTTAAGAGATTCTTGGCGTGGTTTAACTATTTCCTGCGGTATGAACCCTCGTTATGGAAAAATAGACCCATATTGGATGGCGGCCTCAGCCATAGACGAGGCCATAAGAAACAACGTGGCTGTGGGTGGCAGAAGGATAGCATTGCTTGACAATTTCACGTGGGGCAATCCTGAGAAGCCCGATAGGCTTGGCAGCCTTGTTAGGGCATGTGAAGCGTGCTATCGATTCGCCAAAGCCTTCAAAACACCCTTCATTTCTGGTAAAGACAGCCTATACAACGAGTCTCCAGCAGGCCCAGTGACGCCCACTCTATTGATAACAGCCGTGGGAATTATCCCCGACATTCGCATAACCGTCTCATTAGATGTTAAGGCGCCTGGCGATAGCATCTACCTTGTCGGAAAAACCTACCACGAACTTGGCGGCTCAGAATATTATAGGCTTATGGGTTTTCTGGGTAAAACTGTGCCGAAGGTTCGTTCAACCCAAGCTAGACAAGCTTTCCATGCCATAACAAAGGCTATTGACCTAGGGCTTGTGAGTGCTTGCCACGACCTATCTGAGGGCGGCTTAGCCGTAGCAGCTGCTGAAATGGCCTTCTCCGGCGGCTATGGTTTGGAGATTGACTTGCGGCTTGTTCCAGCAGATGGGATTCAGAGAAATGATTTTCTCCTGTTTTCGGAGTCTAACAGTCGCTTCCTTGTAGAGGTCCCCAGCAGCTGTGAACAAGACTTTGAGCTGGTCATGGGCCATGTTGCCCACGCGAGAATAGGCAAGGTCACCAAAGATGCGAGGCTGTGTGTTTATGGATTAAGCGGTGATGTTGTTGTGGACGTGGCTGTTGACGAACTGCTTAGGGCTTGGAAGAGCTTTCTTGGTGGTGGATGA
- the purQ gene encoding phosphoribosylformylglycinamidine synthase subunit PurQ: MKREEIRVCILRVGGTNCDAETQMAFEALGVQAEILHANEVVKRGNLMDYDALVFPGGFSFGDYVRAGAIWAKWLIAKLGKELKAFVEEGRPVLGICNGFQVLVEAGLLPAFKGITPYPEAALATNYPPGYHCRWIYLKHENRGKCIFTFEIPRGRVLRMPVAHAEGRFLFPKEKERRYLERLYENDQLVFRYCDRDGNYANGIYPINPNGSFHDIAGICNPEGTVFGLMPHPERAFYWWQQPDWTRQTFMPLYGDGKLIFESMIEYLEKKF; this comes from the coding sequence ATGAAGCGTGAAGAAATACGCGTCTGCATTTTGCGGGTTGGCGGCACCAACTGTGATGCTGAAACCCAAATGGCTTTTGAGGCTCTTGGCGTTCAAGCCGAGATACTGCATGCCAACGAAGTGGTTAAGCGGGGAAATCTTATGGACTACGACGCGTTAGTGTTTCCCGGAGGCTTTTCTTTTGGCGATTATGTGAGAGCTGGGGCGATATGGGCGAAATGGCTTATCGCCAAACTAGGCAAGGAGCTAAAAGCCTTCGTTGAGGAAGGGCGCCCAGTCCTTGGCATCTGCAACGGCTTCCAAGTTCTCGTTGAGGCTGGCCTTCTTCCCGCCTTTAAAGGAATAACCCCGTATCCAGAGGCTGCGCTGGCTACAAACTATCCGCCGGGGTATCATTGCCGCTGGATTTACCTAAAACATGAAAACCGTGGGAAATGCATCTTCACGTTCGAGATCCCAAGGGGAAGGGTTCTACGTATGCCAGTGGCCCATGCTGAGGGGCGCTTTCTATTCCCAAAAGAAAAAGAGCGGCGGTACTTAGAGAGGCTTTACGAGAATGATCAGCTTGTCTTCCGCTACTGCGATAGAGACGGAAACTATGCCAATGGCATATACCCAATAAATCCAAACGGCTCATTCCACGACATAGCTGGGATATGCAATCCAGAAGGAACCGTTTTTGGTTTGATGCCTCATCCGGAGAGAGCCTTTTACTGGTGGCAGCAGCCCGACTGGACAAGGCAAACGTTTATGCCGCTTTATGGTGATGGAAAACTCATTTTCGAAAGCATGATCGAATATTTAGAGAAGAAATTTTAG
- a CDS encoding carbohydrate kinase family protein has translation MKQLFDVVGFGALNVDKLYRVNKIAGPDEEGYVISCEESCGGSAANTVVGLARLGCKVGFIGKVANDREGRMLLADFRREGVNTKGVIKAKSGRSGVVMGFVDQKGERALYVDPGVNDTIDFEEINKAYAFRTKFLHLTSFVGEKSFETQKKLVDSLPENVKISLDPGELYARRGLEKLKPIISRCFVLMPNAKELALLTGERDYVAGTEKLLAMGVKVIAVKLGSRGCYVTDGVESHQIEAFNVEVVDTTGAGDAFCAGFLYGLLNNKSLKECGKLGNFVASRCIMRMGARAGLPRLEELKFLL, from the coding sequence ATGAAGCAACTTTTTGACGTGGTGGGCTTCGGAGCCCTAAACGTGGACAAACTCTACAGAGTGAATAAGATAGCGGGACCAGACGAGGAAGGTTATGTGATAAGCTGTGAAGAATCATGCGGTGGCTCGGCTGCTAACACTGTTGTGGGCTTAGCGAGACTCGGCTGTAAGGTCGGTTTTATTGGGAAAGTCGCCAACGACCGCGAAGGCAGAATGCTTCTCGCGGATTTTCGGAGAGAAGGCGTAAACACGAAAGGCGTTATAAAAGCCAAAAGCGGACGAAGCGGCGTTGTCATGGGCTTTGTGGACCAGAAAGGCGAGCGCGCCCTCTACGTGGATCCCGGTGTAAATGACACAATAGACTTTGAAGAGATCAACAAGGCTTACGCCTTTAGAACCAAGTTTCTCCATTTAACCTCCTTTGTTGGAGAAAAATCATTTGAAACTCAGAAAAAACTCGTGGACAGCCTTCCAGAAAACGTGAAAATAAGCTTGGATCCAGGTGAATTATATGCTAGGAGGGGCCTTGAGAAGCTTAAACCTATAATTAGCAGATGCTTTGTCCTGATGCCAAACGCAAAGGAACTCGCACTGCTAACGGGGGAAAGGGATTACGTGGCTGGAACTGAAAAGCTACTTGCAATGGGGGTTAAGGTGATTGCCGTCAAACTTGGCAGCCGCGGATGCTACGTTACAGATGGCGTGGAAAGTCATCAAATTGAAGCCTTCAACGTGGAGGTTGTGGACACCACCGGTGCGGGCGACGCTTTCTGCGCGGGCTTTCTCTATGGCTTGCTCAACAATAAAAGCCTAAAGGAGTGTGGAAAACTTGGTAATTTTGTAGCTTCCCGGTGCATAATGAGAATGGGCGCCCGAGCGGGTTTACCACGTTTGGAAGAGCTAAAATTTCTTCTCTAA